In a genomic window of Streptomyces sp. NBC_01231:
- a CDS encoding N-acetylneuraminate synthase family protein — MSTNSRLRTFGSKTAGPGHPVYVVGEIGINHNGELENAFKLIDAAADAGCDAVKFQKRTPEICTPRDQWDIERDTPWGRMTYIDYRHRVEFGEDEYRQIDEYAKSKNIAWFASPWDNEAVAFLEKFDVPAHKVASASLTDDELLRELRATGRTVILSTGMSTPKQIRHAVEVLGSDNILLCHATSTYPAKAEELNLRVINTLQAEYPNVPIGYSGHETGLQTTLAAVALGATFVERHITLDRAMWGSDQAASVEPQGLTRLVRDIRTIEASLGDGVKKVYESELGPMKKLRRVSGVVAEAEIAAAAGEPVSV; from the coding sequence ATGAGCACCAACTCCCGTCTGCGCACCTTCGGTTCGAAGACCGCCGGCCCGGGCCACCCCGTCTACGTCGTCGGCGAGATCGGCATCAACCACAACGGCGAGCTCGAGAACGCCTTCAAGCTGATCGACGCCGCCGCCGACGCCGGCTGCGACGCGGTCAAGTTCCAGAAGCGCACCCCGGAGATCTGCACCCCGCGCGACCAGTGGGACATCGAGCGCGACACCCCCTGGGGCCGCATGACCTACATCGACTACCGCCACCGGGTGGAGTTCGGCGAGGACGAGTACCGCCAGATCGACGAGTACGCCAAGAGCAAGAACATCGCCTGGTTCGCCTCCCCGTGGGACAACGAGGCCGTCGCCTTCCTGGAGAAGTTCGACGTCCCCGCCCACAAGGTCGCCTCCGCCTCGCTGACCGACGACGAGCTGCTGCGCGAGCTCCGCGCCACCGGCCGCACGGTCATCCTCTCCACCGGCATGTCGACGCCGAAGCAGATCCGCCACGCGGTCGAGGTCCTCGGCAGCGACAACATCCTGCTCTGCCACGCCACGTCGACCTACCCGGCCAAGGCCGAGGAGCTCAACCTCCGCGTGATCAACACCCTCCAGGCCGAGTACCCGAACGTCCCGATCGGCTACTCCGGCCACGAGACGGGCCTGCAGACCACCCTCGCGGCGGTCGCCCTCGGCGCCACCTTCGTAGAGCGCCACATCACCCTGGACCGCGCCATGTGGGGCTCCGACCAGGCCGCCTCCGTCGAGCCGCAGGGCCTCACCCGCCTGGTGCGCGACATCCGCACCATCGAGGCATCCCTCGGTGACGGCGTCAAGAAGGTCTACGAGTCCGAGCTCGGCCCGATGAAGAAGCTGCGCCGCGTCTCCGGCGTCGTCGCCGAGGCGGAGATCGCGGCGGCGGCGGGCGAGCCGGTCTCGGTCTGA
- a CDS encoding class I SAM-dependent methyltransferase gives MSAQDPEFIAAARSSYDAIAGAYRERHPDGLGDRPLERGLLTAFAELVRAAGTAPVADLGSGPGYVTARLHALGVPVFGVDVSPRTVELARRSHPGLRFHVGSLTSLDLPDGSLGGIAALYSIIHVPDEYLTETFAGFHRVLEPGGHVLLAFQSGDEDDRLRLTERFGQAVSLDCYWRTPETVAGHLTKAGLCLQARVLREPEEDETRPRAFLLARKPA, from the coding sequence GTGAGTGCACAGGATCCGGAGTTCATAGCGGCCGCTCGAAGCTCGTACGACGCCATCGCCGGCGCCTACCGCGAGCGTCATCCCGACGGTCTGGGCGACAGACCGCTGGAGCGCGGGCTGCTCACCGCGTTCGCCGAGCTGGTGCGGGCCGCGGGAACCGCGCCGGTGGCCGACCTCGGCAGCGGGCCCGGGTATGTCACCGCCCGGCTGCACGCCCTCGGTGTGCCGGTCTTCGGGGTCGACGTCTCGCCCCGGACGGTGGAGCTGGCCCGCCGGTCCCACCCCGGGCTGCGGTTCCACGTGGGGTCCCTGACGTCCCTCGACCTGCCGGACGGATCCCTCGGCGGGATCGCCGCCCTGTACTCGATCATCCACGTCCCCGACGAATACCTCACGGAGACGTTCGCCGGGTTCCACCGTGTCCTGGAGCCCGGTGGGCATGTTCTGCTCGCCTTCCAGTCCGGGGACGAGGACGACCGGTTGCGCCTCACCGAGCGCTTCGGCCAGGCCGTCTCGCTCGACTGCTACTGGCGCACACCGGAAACCGTGGCGGGTCACCTCACCAAGGCCGGCCTGTGTCTCCAGGCCCGGGTGCTGCGTGAGCCGGAGGAGGACGAGACCCGGCCGCGTGCCTTCCTGCTGGCGAGGAAGCCGGCGTAG
- a CDS encoding M20 family metallopeptidase → MPLESEVDLPGEALLPGALPEALRAELVAFRRDLHMHPELGNQEFRTTAAIKERLERAGLEPRVLAVGTGLVCDIGESDGRTSMLALRADIDGLPIPDMKTECAYRSTVPDRAHACGHDVHTTVVLGAGLVLAELNRQGLLPRPVRLIFQPAEEVLPGGAADAIDCGVLEGVGRMIAVHCDPRVDAGRIGLREGAITSACDRLEIALDGPGGHTARPHLTTDLVTAAARVVTDVPALVGRRVDTRAGLAVTWGRIESGHAPNVIPQHAELSGTVRCLDIDAWRQAPDILVAAIDEVANLHRAKSEINYIRGVPPVVNDSEATALLRDAMTARRGADSVESTEQSLGGEDFSWYLQHVPGAMARLGVRTPGERTVRDLHQGDFDADESAITVGVELFTAAALLDAAER, encoded by the coding sequence ATGCCGCTAGAGTCCGAGGTCGATCTTCCCGGGGAAGCACTGCTTCCCGGAGCGCTTCCCGAGGCGCTCCGTGCCGAGCTCGTCGCGTTCCGGCGCGACCTGCACATGCACCCCGAGCTCGGCAACCAGGAGTTCCGCACGACCGCGGCGATCAAGGAGCGGCTCGAGCGCGCCGGCCTGGAACCGCGGGTGCTCGCCGTCGGGACCGGGCTCGTGTGTGACATCGGCGAGTCGGACGGGCGCACCTCCATGCTCGCCCTCCGCGCCGACATCGACGGCCTGCCCATCCCGGACATGAAGACGGAGTGCGCGTACCGCTCCACCGTGCCGGACCGCGCCCACGCCTGCGGCCACGACGTGCACACCACCGTCGTGCTCGGCGCCGGCCTGGTGCTCGCCGAGCTGAACCGGCAGGGCCTGCTGCCCCGGCCGGTGCGGCTTATCTTCCAGCCCGCCGAAGAGGTGCTGCCCGGCGGCGCCGCCGACGCCATCGACTGCGGGGTGCTCGAAGGTGTCGGGCGGATGATCGCGGTGCACTGCGACCCCCGCGTCGACGCCGGGCGGATCGGGTTGCGCGAGGGCGCCATCACCTCCGCCTGCGACCGGCTGGAGATCGCCCTCGACGGCCCCGGCGGCCACACCGCCCGCCCCCATCTGACGACCGACCTCGTCACGGCCGCCGCCCGGGTCGTCACCGACGTGCCCGCGCTGGTCGGCCGCCGCGTCGACACCCGTGCGGGACTGGCCGTCACCTGGGGCCGGATCGAGTCGGGCCACGCCCCGAACGTCATCCCCCAGCACGCCGAGCTCTCCGGGACCGTGCGCTGCCTGGACATCGACGCCTGGCGGCAGGCACCCGACATCCTGGTCGCCGCGATCGACGAGGTCGCCAACCTGCACCGGGCCAAGTCGGAGATCAACTACATCCGAGGCGTCCCGCCCGTGGTCAACGACTCCGAGGCGACCGCGCTCCTCCGCGACGCCATGACGGCCCGCCGGGGTGCCGACTCCGTCGAGAGCACCGAGCAGAGCCTCGGCGGCGAGGACTTCTCCTGGTACCTCCAGCACGTCCCCGGCGCGATGGCCCGCCTCGGCGTCCGCACCCCCGGCGAGCGCACCGTGCGTGACCTCCACCAGGGCGACTTCGACGCCGACGAGTCGGCGATCACGGTGGGCGTGGAACTGTTCACGGCGGCGGCGCTGCTGGACGCGGCCGAGCGTTGA
- a CDS encoding BMP family ABC transporter substrate-binding protein yields MRRVAKLSAACIASAALALTATACGSTSSEKAEGKGSSASSGGDGVKIGLAFDVGGRGDRSFNDSAARGADKAKTEFGGSIKELTAKTSDTEADREQRLTDLADAGYNPIVGVGFSYATSMGKIAAKYPKVSFGIVDSVVDAKNVDSITFTEEQGSYLAGVAAALKTKKDHVGFIGGVDTPLIKKFEAGYVQGVKDTKSKVKVDVQYLTHGSDLSGFSSPDKGKEAASGMLDNGADVVYAAAGSSGNGAIEAVSGAKGTWAIGVDSDQYNIPGLAKYKNSILTSMVKNVDVGVYDFIKSVNDSKPLTGQNNYTLAKNGVSLATSGGFIDDIKAQLDAAKKKIVDGAIKVKTTP; encoded by the coding sequence GTGCGCCGGGTAGCAAAGCTTTCCGCTGCGTGTATCGCATCCGCAGCACTCGCACTGACTGCCACTGCCTGTGGCAGCACCTCCTCCGAAAAGGCCGAGGGCAAGGGTTCCTCGGCCTCCTCCGGCGGCGACGGCGTCAAGATCGGTCTCGCCTTCGACGTCGGCGGTCGCGGTGACCGTTCCTTCAACGACTCCGCCGCGCGCGGAGCCGACAAGGCCAAGACCGAGTTCGGCGGCTCGATCAAGGAGCTGACCGCCAAGACCTCCGACACCGAGGCCGACCGCGAGCAGCGCCTGACGGACCTGGCCGACGCCGGTTACAACCCGATCGTCGGTGTCGGTTTCTCCTACGCCACGTCGATGGGCAAGATCGCCGCGAAGTACCCGAAGGTCAGCTTCGGCATCGTCGACTCGGTGGTGGACGCCAAGAACGTCGACAGCATCACCTTCACCGAGGAGCAGGGCTCCTACCTGGCCGGTGTGGCCGCGGCGCTGAAGACGAAGAAGGACCACGTCGGCTTCATCGGCGGCGTCGACACCCCGCTGATCAAGAAGTTCGAGGCGGGCTACGTCCAGGGCGTCAAGGACACCAAGTCGAAGGTCAAGGTCGACGTCCAGTACCTGACCCACGGTTCCGACCTCTCCGGCTTCTCCAGCCCCGACAAGGGCAAGGAGGCCGCGTCGGGCATGCTCGACAACGGCGCCGACGTCGTCTACGCGGCGGCCGGCTCCTCCGGCAACGGCGCGATCGAGGCCGTCTCCGGCGCCAAGGGCACCTGGGCGATAGGCGTGGACTCGGACCAGTACAACATCCCCGGTCTGGCCAAGTACAAGAACTCGATCCTGACCTCGATGGTCAAGAACGTCGACGTCGGTGTCTACGACTTCATCAAGTCGGTCAACGACAGCAAGCCGCTGACGGGCCAGAACAACTACACGCTCGCCAAGAACGGTGTCTCGCTGGCCACCAGCGGTGGCTTCATCGACGACATCAAGGCGCAGCTGGACGCGGCCAAGAAGAAGATCGTCGACGGCGCCATCAAGGTCAAGACCACCCCGTGA
- a CDS encoding ABC transporter ATP-binding protein translates to MNASSPPAAVELRGITKRFPGVVANRDIDITVRTGTVHALCGENGAGKSTLMKILYGMQQPDEGTITVNGERVTFHNPADAIARGIGMVHQHFMLADNLTVLENVVLGAEKLHGIGARARARIKEISDAYGLNVRPDVLLEELGVADRQRVEILKVLYRGAKTLILDEPTAVLVPQEVEALFDNLRELKAEGLTVIFISHKLGEVLSVADEITVIRRGTTVGTVEPAATTPRQLAELMVGSELPTPETEESTVTDVPLLKVDKLHLSQTDLDGVERIILDAISFTIHKGEVLGIAGVEGNGQSELVEAIMGIRDPDAGAITLDGTDISHAPTRRRREAGVGYIPEDRHRHGLLLEAPLWENRILGHVSERPNSRGQLLDIKAARTDTERIIKAYDVRTPGIEVTAASLSGGNQQKLIVGREMSHAPKLLIAAHPTRGVDVGAQAAIWDHIREARREGLAVLLISADLDELIGLSDTLRVMYRGRLVADADPATITPEELGSAMTGAATGHLEHAEDDDR, encoded by the coding sequence ATCAACGCGTCCAGCCCTCCCGCTGCCGTCGAACTGCGCGGCATCACCAAGCGATTCCCCGGCGTCGTCGCCAACCGTGACATCGACATCACCGTCCGCACGGGTACCGTCCACGCCCTGTGCGGTGAGAACGGCGCCGGCAAGTCCACCCTGATGAAGATCCTCTACGGCATGCAGCAGCCGGACGAGGGCACCATCACCGTGAACGGCGAGCGGGTCACCTTCCACAACCCCGCCGACGCCATCGCGCGCGGTATCGGCATGGTGCACCAGCACTTCATGCTCGCCGACAACCTCACCGTCCTGGAGAACGTCGTCCTGGGCGCGGAGAAACTGCACGGCATCGGCGCGAGAGCACGTGCGAGGATCAAGGAGATCTCCGACGCGTACGGGCTGAACGTCCGGCCCGACGTCCTCCTGGAGGAACTCGGCGTCGCCGACCGTCAGCGCGTGGAGATCCTCAAGGTCCTCTACCGCGGCGCCAAGACCCTCATCCTGGACGAGCCCACCGCCGTCCTGGTGCCGCAGGAGGTCGAGGCCCTCTTCGACAACCTGCGCGAGCTGAAGGCCGAGGGCCTCACCGTCATCTTCATCTCCCACAAGCTGGGCGAAGTCCTGTCCGTGGCCGACGAGATCACCGTCATCCGGCGCGGCACCACCGTCGGCACGGTCGAGCCGGCGGCCACCACCCCCAGGCAGCTCGCCGAGCTGATGGTCGGCAGCGAACTGCCCACGCCGGAGACCGAGGAGTCCACGGTCACGGACGTCCCGCTGCTCAAGGTGGACAAGCTGCACCTGAGCCAGACGGACCTCGACGGCGTCGAGCGGATCATCCTCGACGCGATCTCCTTCACCATCCACAAGGGCGAGGTCCTCGGCATCGCCGGAGTGGAGGGCAACGGCCAGTCCGAGCTGGTCGAGGCGATCATGGGCATCCGCGACCCCGACGCCGGCGCCATCACCCTCGACGGCACCGACATATCGCACGCCCCCACCCGCCGGCGCCGCGAGGCCGGCGTCGGCTACATCCCCGAGGACCGCCACCGCCACGGCCTGCTCCTCGAGGCACCGCTGTGGGAGAACCGCATCCTCGGCCATGTCAGCGAGCGGCCCAACTCCCGCGGCCAGTTGCTCGACATCAAGGCCGCCCGCACCGACACCGAGCGCATCATCAAGGCGTACGACGTCCGCACGCCCGGTATCGAGGTGACGGCCGCCTCGCTGTCCGGCGGCAACCAGCAGAAGCTGATCGTGGGCCGCGAGATGAGCCACGCGCCCAAGCTGCTGATAGCCGCCCACCCCACCCGGGGCGTGGACGTGGGCGCGCAGGCCGCGATCTGGGACCACATCCGCGAGGCCCGACGCGAGGGCCTGGCCGTGCTGCTGATCTCCGCCGACCTGGACGAGCTCATCGGGCTCTCCGACACCCTGCGGGTGATGTACCGCGGCCGCCTGGTCGCCGACGCCGACCCCGCCACGATCACCCCCGAGGAGCTGGGCTCCGCCATGACGGGTGCGGCCACCGGCCACCTGGAGCACGCAGAGGACGACGACCGATGA